In the Chromobacterium sp. ATCC 53434 genome, CTACCCCTTCATCGTCAACGATCCGGGCGAAGGCTCGCAGGCCAAACGCCGCGGCCACGCGGTCATCATCGACCACCTGACGCCGACGATGACCACCGCCGACAGCTACGGCCCGCTGGCGCAGCTGACCCAGTTGGTGGACGAGTACTACCAGGTGGAGCTGTTGGACCCGAACAAGCTGCCGCTGCTGCAGCAGCAGATCTGGGACCTGATCAAGGAGGCCAAGCTCGACACCGACTTGGCGGCGATGCTGAAGCACGACCATGACCATGACCATGATCATGACCACGATCACGGGCATGAGCACGAGCATCACCACGATCATGATCATGGCCATCAGCACCCGCCCGCCGCCGTCCACGGCAAGTACCGGCCGCAGGCGGCCAAACCGGCAATGGTTGCCAAACCAGCCGCCGCGGCGGCGAAATACCGCCCGGCCAAGGCCGCGCACGGCCACGACCATGGGCATCATCATCACGACCATGGACACCACCACCATGGCGATCACGACCATCACCATGATCACCATCACGACCATCACGGCCACAGCCACGACCACCACGATCATGACCACGACTGGGACGACACGCTGAACGAAGACGGCGTGCCCTTGAGCCTGGCCAAGATGGACGGCGTCGACGTCGCCCACCTGATCGAGGACATAGACGGCTATCTGTGCGAGCTGGGCGCGGCGCAAATCCGCGACGGCCTGCACGTGCTCGGCAACGCGCCGCAGGGCGAGGCGCTGATCGACATGCTGCTGGCGCTGACCCGCTTGCCCAATCTGGGCATCCCCGGCCTGTCCGCCAGCGTGGCGTCGGCATGCGGCGGCGACTGGCCGCTGTGGCAGCAGGATCAGGGCAAGCGGCTGAGCGACGCGCCGATTGAATTGGCCCGTCTGACCGGCCAGGCGCTGGTCACCCGCGCCGACGCGCACGACGCGGTGCTGAAGCTGTCGCGCTCGCTGATCGCCGATCTGGCCGCGCGCGGCTACAACGCCGCCGCCATCCCGGCCGCGACGGCTGCCATCCTGCCCGGCATCGAACCGAACGCCGATCTGGAGCGGGTGCTGCACTTCGTCTGCGTCGAGCTTTGCTCCAAGCTCGCCCGCACCGCCGAGGAGATAGACAATCTGCTGCGCGGCCTGGAAGGCGGCTACGTGCCGGCAGGCCCCAGCGGCGCGCCGACGCGCGGCATGGCCCACATCCTGCCCACCGGCCGCAATTTCTACTCGGTGGACCCGCGCAGCCTGCCGTCCAACGCCGCCTGGCGCATAGGCGACGGCCTGGCGCGCGAGATGCTGGCGCGCCACCTGAAGGAAACCGGCCAGTATCCGGAATCGGTCGCCATCAGCGTGTGGGGCACCAGCGCGATGCGCACCCACGGCGACGACATCGCCGAAATCCTGTCGCTGCTGGGCGTCAAGCCGCGCTGGCAGCAGGAAAGCCGCCGGGTGCAGGGCCTGGAAATCATTCCCCTGGCCGAACTGGGCCGGCCGCGCATCGACGTCACCGTGCGCATCAGCGGCTTCTTCCGCGATGCCTTCCCCCACCTGATTTCACTGGTGGACGAGGCGGTGCACACGGTGGCGCGGCTGGACGAGCCGGTGGAGCAAAACTTCCTGCGCAAGCACTACCTGGCCGACCTGAAGAACGAGTTGCTGGGCGCGCTGCCCGACGCCGACGCGCAGTCGCTGTACCGCGTGTTCGGCGCCAAACCGGGCAGCTACGGCGCCGGCATCCTGCCGCTGATCAACGAGCAGAACTGGCAGAACGACGCCGACTTCGCCACCGCCTACGTCAACTGGGGCGGCTACGCCTACGGCCGCGAGGCCAACGGCGCCGACGCCCGCGACGCGCTGCGCCACCGGCTGGCTGACGTGGAAGTGGCGTTGCACAACCAGGACAACCGCGAGCACGACATCTTCGACAGCGACGACTACCTGCAATACCACGGCGGGATGATCGCGACGATACGCAGCCTCAGCGGCCGCCAGCCGCGCGCCTTCTTCGGCGACAGCCACAATCCGGAGCTGCCGGCGGTACGCGGCCTGAAGGAGGAAGTGCTGCGCGTGTTCCGCTCGCGGGTGGCCAACCCGAAGTGGATAGCCGGCATCCAGAAGCACGGCTACAAGGGCGCGCTGGAGCTGACTGCCACCGTCGATTACCTGTTCGGCTACGACGCCACCGCCCAGGTGGTGGACGACTGGGTCTATGAACAACTGGCGCAAAGCTACGCGCTGGACCCAGCGATGCAGCAGTTCTTCGCCGACAGCAACCCGTGGGCGCTGAACGCCATCACCGACCGCCTGCTGGAAGCCGCGCAGCGCCAGCTGTGGGCGGAGCCGGACCCGGACACGCTGGCCGCCTTGCGCCAGCTGCACCTGGATAGCGAAGCGCTGCTGGAAGCGCGCGGAGAAAACAAAGCATGAGCCCGATTTACCCGTTCGCCGCCATCGTCGGCCAGGAACAACTGAAGCAGGCGCTGCTGATCTGCGCCGTCGACCCGACGGTCGGCGGCGTGCTGGTGCGCGGCGACAAGGGCAGCGCCAAGAGCACCGCCGCCCGCGGCCTGGCCGCTGTGCTGCCGGCCATACGCCGGGCGACCGGCTGCGGCTACAACTGCGAGCCCGACCATCCGCTGCCGCTGTGCCCGGTGTGCTCCGGCGACGCGCGCGCGCTGCATGACGGCCCGGTGCCCTTCATCAATCTGCCGCTGGGCGCCACCGAGGACCGCGTGCTGGGCAGCCTGGACTTCGAAAAAGCGCTGCAGGGCGGCAAGCAGGCATTCAAGCCCGGCCTGTTGGCCGCCGCCCACCGCGGCATGCTCTACATCGACGAAGTGAATCTGCTGGCCGACCATCTGGTGGACGTGCTGCTGGACGCCGCCGCGATGGGCGTCAACACCGTCGAGCGCGAGGGCCTGGCGGTCAGCCACCCGGCGCGGGTGACGCTGCTCGGCACCATGAACCAGGAGGAAGGCGATCTGCGGCCGCAATTGCTGGACCGCTTCGGCCTGATGGTGGACGTGGTCGCGCCGCGCGAACCCGCCCTGCGCGCCGAGGTGGTGCGCCGCCGCCTGGCCTTCGAGGCCGATCCGGCCGGCTTCGCCGCCCAATGGCAGACCG is a window encoding:
- a CDS encoding cobaltochelatase subunit CobN, whose translation is MSAEIALLSHAGTDLAALSRARWPEDFPVVAGISLQGIADETAMRALLDGQLADVRAIVLRVLGRADAIPGLERLLAHARRLQAAVIVVSGTGEPDPELQALCSAPVSLQQDVHAYLQAGGSANLGEMMRCLADRLLLTGFGYQSPLPLPEHGVYHPELAAPCSLEDWLEIRDPDWPTVGLCFYRAHWLSGNTRFIDLLVDCLAERGVNALPVFTSSLRTIDQGGLPAALALLADPRAQVSLLINTTSFAMGDINNDGPTQPGWAVEASDRLDLPVLQAITSSMTREQWEASDRGFNPLDTAMNVALPEFDGRIIGVPLSFKQPAMIDQPGQAEQYAPLPDRARRLAGIAARLARLRHVPNTDKRIAFIFTNSNSKASQIGNAVGLDSPASLYSMLRGMQGRGYRMDTLPPDSDALMHELIDRGAYDQDYLSAEQMRNAAARVPAKRYQAWFNELPDALRDKMLQRWGQPPGGAYVDGDELVFSGLDYGNVFVALQPPRGYGMDPDAIYHTPDLPPTHHYYALYRWLRDDWRADAIVHVGKHGTLEWLPGKGVGLSQNCFPDALLGDMPLFYPFIVNDPGEGSQAKRRGHAVIIDHLTPTMTTADSYGPLAQLTQLVDEYYQVELLDPNKLPLLQQQIWDLIKEAKLDTDLAAMLKHDHDHDHDHDHDHGHEHEHHHDHDHGHQHPPAAVHGKYRPQAAKPAMVAKPAAAAAKYRPAKAAHGHDHGHHHHDHGHHHHGDHDHHHDHHHDHHGHSHDHHDHDHDWDDTLNEDGVPLSLAKMDGVDVAHLIEDIDGYLCELGAAQIRDGLHVLGNAPQGEALIDMLLALTRLPNLGIPGLSASVASACGGDWPLWQQDQGKRLSDAPIELARLTGQALVTRADAHDAVLKLSRSLIADLAARGYNAAAIPAATAAILPGIEPNADLERVLHFVCVELCSKLARTAEEIDNLLRGLEGGYVPAGPSGAPTRGMAHILPTGRNFYSVDPRSLPSNAAWRIGDGLAREMLARHLKETGQYPESVAISVWGTSAMRTHGDDIAEILSLLGVKPRWQQESRRVQGLEIIPLAELGRPRIDVTVRISGFFRDAFPHLISLVDEAVHTVARLDEPVEQNFLRKHYLADLKNELLGALPDADAQSLYRVFGAKPGSYGAGILPLINEQNWQNDADFATAYVNWGGYAYGREANGADARDALRHRLADVEVALHNQDNREHDIFDSDDYLQYHGGMIATIRSLSGRQPRAFFGDSHNPELPAVRGLKEEVLRVFRSRVANPKWIAGIQKHGYKGALELTATVDYLFGYDATAQVVDDWVYEQLAQSYALDPAMQQFFADSNPWALNAITDRLLEAAQRQLWAEPDPDTLAALRQLHLDSEALLEARGENKA